A genome region from Hippopotamus amphibius kiboko isolate mHipAmp2 chromosome 1, mHipAmp2.hap2, whole genome shotgun sequence includes the following:
- the MYCL gene encoding protein L-Myc isoform X2: protein MDFDSYQHYFYDYDCGEDFYRSTAPSEDIWKKFELVPSPPTSPPWGSGPGAGDPAPGIGPLEPWPGGGAGDEVEPRGHSKAWGRNYASIIRRDCMWSGFSARERLERVVSDRLAAGAPRGTPPKAPAAPDCAPSLEAGNPAPAAPCPLGEPKTQACSGSESPSDSEGEEIDVVTVEKRQSLGVRKPVTITVRADPLDPCMKHFHISIHQQQHNYAARFPPESCSQGEVPERGPQEEGLERDAPEEKEDEADEEIVSPTPVESEPPQSFHPKPVSSDTEDVTKRKNHNFLERKRRNDLRSRFLALRDQVPTLASCSKAPKVVILSKALEYLQALVGAEKRMATEKRQLRCRQQQLQKRIAYLSGY, encoded by the exons ATGGACTTCGACTCGTATCAGCACTATTTCTACGACTATGACTGCGGGGAGGATTTCTACCGCTCCACGGCGCCCAGCGAGGACATCTGGAAGAAATTCGAGCTAGTGCCGTCGCCCCCCACGTCGCCGCCCTGGGGCTCCGGTCCCGGCGCCGGGGACCCGGCCCCCGGAATTGGTCCTCTGGAGCCGTGGCCTGGAGGGGGCGCCGGGGACGAGGTGGAACCCCGGGGTCACTCGAAAGCTTGGGGCAGGAACTACGCCTCCATCATCCGCCGTGACTGCATGTGGAGCGGCTTCTCGGCCCGGGAACGGCTGGAGAGAGTGGTGAGCGACCGGCTCGCCGCTGGCGCGCCCCGGGGGACCCCGCCCAAGGCGCCCGCCGCCCCGGACTGCGCCCCCAGCCTCGAAGCCGGCAACCCGGCGCCCGCTGCCCCCTGTCCGCTGGGCGAACCCAAGACCCAGGCCTGCTCGGGGTCCGAGAGCCCAAGCGACTCGG AGGGTGAAGAAATCGACGTTGTGACAGTGGAGAAGAGACAGTCCCTCGGTGTCCGGAAGCCAGTCACCATCACCGTGCGAGCAGATCCTTTGGATCCCTGCATGAAACACTTCCACATCTCCATCCATCAACAGCAGCACAACTATGCCGCCCGTTTTCCTCCAGAAAGCTGCTCCCAAGGAGAGGTTCCAGAACGAGGGCCCCAAGAAGAGGGTCTGGAGAGAGATGcaccagaggaaaaggaagatgagGCAGATGAAGAAATTGTGAGCCCCACACCTGTAGAAAGCGAGCCTCCCCAGTCCTTTCACCCCAAACCTGTCAGTTCTGACACTGAAGATGTGACCAAGAGGAAGAACCACAACTTCCTGGAGCGCAAAAGGCGGAATGACCTCCGTTCCAGGTTCTTAGCCCTGAGGGACCAGGTACCCACCCTGGCCAGCTGCTCCAAGGCCCCCAAAGTAGTGATCCTGAGCAAGGCCTTGGAATACTTGCAAGCCCTGGTGGGGGCTGAGAAGAGGATGGCTACGGAGAAAAGGCAGCTCCGGTGTCGGCAGCAGCAACTGCAGAAAAGAATCGCGTACCTCAGTGGCTACTAA
- the MYCL gene encoding protein L-Myc isoform X1, whose product MCMCAGCRATPSRRGAGQLQVAGGGSEGADMDFDSYQHYFYDYDCGEDFYRSTAPSEDIWKKFELVPSPPTSPPWGSGPGAGDPAPGIGPLEPWPGGGAGDEVEPRGHSKAWGRNYASIIRRDCMWSGFSARERLERVVSDRLAAGAPRGTPPKAPAAPDCAPSLEAGNPAPAAPCPLGEPKTQACSGSESPSDSEGEEIDVVTVEKRQSLGVRKPVTITVRADPLDPCMKHFHISIHQQQHNYAARFPPESCSQGEVPERGPQEEGLERDAPEEKEDEADEEIVSPTPVESEPPQSFHPKPVSSDTEDVTKRKNHNFLERKRRNDLRSRFLALRDQVPTLASCSKAPKVVILSKALEYLQALVGAEKRMATEKRQLRCRQQQLQKRIAYLSGY is encoded by the exons ATGTGCATGTGTGCGGGCTGCCGGGCTACCCCGAGCCGGCGGGGAGCCGGTCAGCTCCAGGTGGCCGGCGGCGGGAGCGAG gGAGCGGACATGGACTTCGACTCGTATCAGCACTATTTCTACGACTATGACTGCGGGGAGGATTTCTACCGCTCCACGGCGCCCAGCGAGGACATCTGGAAGAAATTCGAGCTAGTGCCGTCGCCCCCCACGTCGCCGCCCTGGGGCTCCGGTCCCGGCGCCGGGGACCCGGCCCCCGGAATTGGTCCTCTGGAGCCGTGGCCTGGAGGGGGCGCCGGGGACGAGGTGGAACCCCGGGGTCACTCGAAAGCTTGGGGCAGGAACTACGCCTCCATCATCCGCCGTGACTGCATGTGGAGCGGCTTCTCGGCCCGGGAACGGCTGGAGAGAGTGGTGAGCGACCGGCTCGCCGCTGGCGCGCCCCGGGGGACCCCGCCCAAGGCGCCCGCCGCCCCGGACTGCGCCCCCAGCCTCGAAGCCGGCAACCCGGCGCCCGCTGCCCCCTGTCCGCTGGGCGAACCCAAGACCCAGGCCTGCTCGGGGTCCGAGAGCCCAAGCGACTCGG AGGGTGAAGAAATCGACGTTGTGACAGTGGAGAAGAGACAGTCCCTCGGTGTCCGGAAGCCAGTCACCATCACCGTGCGAGCAGATCCTTTGGATCCCTGCATGAAACACTTCCACATCTCCATCCATCAACAGCAGCACAACTATGCCGCCCGTTTTCCTCCAGAAAGCTGCTCCCAAGGAGAGGTTCCAGAACGAGGGCCCCAAGAAGAGGGTCTGGAGAGAGATGcaccagaggaaaaggaagatgagGCAGATGAAGAAATTGTGAGCCCCACACCTGTAGAAAGCGAGCCTCCCCAGTCCTTTCACCCCAAACCTGTCAGTTCTGACACTGAAGATGTGACCAAGAGGAAGAACCACAACTTCCTGGAGCGCAAAAGGCGGAATGACCTCCGTTCCAGGTTCTTAGCCCTGAGGGACCAGGTACCCACCCTGGCCAGCTGCTCCAAGGCCCCCAAAGTAGTGATCCTGAGCAAGGCCTTGGAATACTTGCAAGCCCTGGTGGGGGCTGAGAAGAGGATGGCTACGGAGAAAAGGCAGCTCCGGTGTCGGCAGCAGCAACTGCAGAAAAGAATCGCGTACCTCAGTGGCTACTAA